From the Magnetococcales bacterium genome, one window contains:
- a CDS encoding YdiU family protein yields the protein MCITGWKFANSYARLPEVMFTRLRPTVVNSPELVILNHALLEELGLRVAGSDDAACAQLFSGNRLPEGSEPLAQAYAGHQFGHFTMLGDGRAIVLGEHVTPSGKRVDIQFKGSGRTPYSRNGDGKAALGPMLREYIISEAMHGLGIPTTRSLAVVTTGEPVLRETVLPGAILTRVASSHLRVGTFQYLAMRRDVETLRVMVHHTIHRHYPDLATEENPPLALLRGVMQRQIDLVVDWMRVGFVHGVMNTDNVTLSGETIDYGPCAFMDIYDPTTVFSSIDHHGRYAFGNQPPILQWNLARFAETLLPLLHDDHGKAVTLAEEVIHGSADLFAARWHAMMCAKLGIAGEDAEDTSLVANLLAWMRENRIDYTRTFRFLSIDSPPAEEIFQQRAFKEWHKKWQARLEREPLSRTASLELRRTRNPAIIPRNHKVEEALNTASEKGDLLLVKKLLEALSSPYDDHPELIPYQTLPEADNRVYQTFCGT from the coding sequence ATGTGCATCACAGGGTGGAAATTTGCAAACAGCTATGCGCGTTTGCCGGAGGTCATGTTCACCCGGCTCCGGCCAACAGTGGTCAACTCTCCAGAACTCGTCATCCTGAATCACGCGCTCCTCGAAGAACTTGGGCTCCGGGTTGCTGGATCGGACGATGCAGCTTGCGCCCAACTTTTTTCCGGGAACCGCTTGCCTGAGGGATCGGAACCCTTGGCCCAGGCCTATGCGGGCCATCAGTTCGGCCATTTTACCATGTTGGGGGATGGGCGGGCGATCGTTTTGGGTGAGCATGTCACCCCTTCCGGCAAACGGGTTGATATCCAGTTCAAGGGGTCCGGTCGCACGCCGTATTCCCGCAATGGTGATGGAAAAGCAGCCCTGGGGCCCATGCTGAGGGAATATATCATCAGCGAGGCCATGCATGGATTGGGTATTCCGACAACACGAAGCCTGGCTGTGGTCACCACCGGCGAACCAGTCCTGCGCGAAACCGTGCTACCGGGTGCCATCCTGACCCGGGTGGCAAGCTCCCATTTGCGGGTGGGGACATTTCAGTATCTGGCCATGCGCCGGGATGTCGAGACACTTCGTGTCATGGTCCACCACACCATTCACCGTCACTATCCCGACCTGGCTACAGAAGAGAATCCCCCCCTCGCCTTGCTGCGAGGGGTGATGCAACGCCAGATCGATCTGGTGGTTGATTGGATGCGGGTCGGTTTTGTTCACGGGGTGATGAATACCGACAACGTGACCCTTTCAGGGGAGACCATCGATTATGGCCCCTGCGCATTCATGGATATCTATGATCCTACTACTGTTTTCAGTTCCATCGATCATCATGGCCGCTACGCTTTCGGCAACCAGCCCCCTATTCTTCAGTGGAATTTGGCACGTTTCGCCGAGACGCTGCTGCCGTTGCTGCACGACGACCACGGAAAAGCCGTCACCCTGGCTGAAGAGGTCATCCATGGTTCTGCTGATCTTTTCGCAGCACGATGGCACGCGATGATGTGCGCAAAGCTCGGCATCGCAGGTGAAGATGCGGAGGATACATCCCTGGTCGCAAATCTGTTGGCATGGATGCGGGAGAACCGCATCGACTACACCCGGACCTTCCGGTTCCTCTCCATCGACTCTCCGCCCGCAGAGGAGATATTTCAGCAGAGGGCGTTCAAAGAGTGGCACAAAAAATGGCAAGCTCGTTTGGAACGCGAGCCACTCTCGCGCACAGCCTCCCTGGAGCTCAGACGTACCCGTAACCCCGCCATCATTCCCCGCAACCACAAGGTAGAGGAAGCCCTGAACACCGCCTCAGAGAAGGGCGACCTCCTCCTGGTGAAAAAGCTTCTGGAAGCCCTGTCCAGCCCTTACGATGATCATCCGGAGCTTATCCCCTATCAAACGTTACCGGAGGCCGACAATCGCGTCTATCAAACTTTCTGCGGAACATGA
- a CDS encoding YjbQ family protein, producing the protein MRHAQTTMTIQTQGVGLLEITREIAQWLQKQGVQTGQITVFCRHTSASLTIQENADPDVLLDLVTFFDRLVPEGTSWFRHASEGPDDMPAHIKTALTQVSITIPVAQGRMVLGTWQGIYLCEHRRQPHRRDVVLHVIGE; encoded by the coding sequence ATGCGGCACGCCCAAACGACCATGACCATCCAAACACAAGGTGTGGGATTGTTGGAAATCACCAGAGAGATTGCCCAGTGGTTGCAGAAACAGGGTGTGCAAACGGGCCAGATAACCGTTTTTTGCCGGCACACATCGGCCAGCCTGACCATCCAGGAAAACGCCGACCCCGATGTTTTGCTGGATCTGGTCACTTTTTTCGACCGCCTGGTCCCGGAAGGCACCTCGTGGTTCCGGCACGCCAGCGAAGGACCGGATGATATGCCGGCACACATCAAAACTGCCCTCACACAGGTTTCCATCACCATTCCGGTTGCCCAAGGCCGGATGGTGCTGGGAACCTGGCAGGGCATCTACCTCTGTGAACACCGCCGGCAGCCACATCGAAGAGATGTGGTGCTGCATGTCATCGGAGAGTAA